In Rhodococcus sp. OK302, one genomic interval encodes:
- a CDS encoding thymidine phosphorylase, whose product MFDAVSIIRAKRDGLELSGTEIDWVVQAFTAGVVPDEQMSALAMAIYFRGMTRSETSRWTRAMIESGSAMDFSDLPCPTVDKHSTGGVGDKITLPLAPLVAACGLAVPQLSGRGLGHAGGTLDKLEAIPGWRADLSTAEMVEILSDPKIGAVICAAGTNLAPADKKLYALRDVTGSVESIPLIASSIMSKKIAEGTGALVLDVKVGSGAYMKELGDARELARTMVELGNDAGVRTTAFITEMGTPLGLTAGNALEVRESVEVLAGGGPSDVVELTLALAREMLSAAGIDDVDPAQKLADGSAMDRWRAMIAAQGGDPDATLPVARHTEVITADRDGVLNRLDAMGVGVAAWKLGAGREFQGQVVQAGAGVQMHAKPGDRVRAGQPLLTLHTDTPERFGAARRSLDGSWAIGGVEDFVEVPLLIERISGESG is encoded by the coding sequence GTGTTTGACGCCGTCTCCATCATCAGAGCCAAGCGTGACGGGCTGGAACTCTCGGGCACGGAGATTGACTGGGTCGTGCAAGCGTTCACCGCGGGGGTTGTCCCGGACGAGCAGATGTCCGCTCTCGCCATGGCGATCTATTTCCGCGGAATGACTCGTTCGGAGACCAGTCGGTGGACCCGCGCGATGATCGAATCCGGCTCCGCGATGGACTTTTCGGACTTGCCCTGCCCGACCGTCGACAAACATTCCACCGGTGGTGTGGGGGACAAGATCACGCTTCCTCTGGCGCCGCTCGTTGCGGCCTGCGGGTTGGCAGTGCCGCAACTGTCCGGACGAGGCCTGGGCCATGCGGGCGGAACTCTCGACAAACTCGAAGCAATTCCGGGGTGGCGCGCAGACCTGTCGACGGCTGAGATGGTCGAGATTCTGTCGGATCCGAAGATCGGGGCCGTTATCTGTGCGGCCGGTACGAATCTTGCTCCCGCGGACAAGAAGCTCTACGCACTCCGCGACGTGACCGGATCGGTGGAATCCATTCCGCTGATCGCGAGTTCGATCATGAGCAAGAAGATCGCCGAAGGTACCGGCGCCCTGGTGCTGGACGTGAAGGTCGGGTCCGGGGCGTATATGAAGGAACTCGGCGACGCGCGAGAATTGGCCCGCACCATGGTCGAACTGGGCAACGACGCCGGCGTGCGGACAACGGCGTTCATCACCGAGATGGGCACACCGCTGGGACTCACTGCCGGTAATGCACTCGAAGTTCGGGAGTCGGTGGAGGTACTGGCCGGCGGTGGACCGTCGGACGTCGTCGAACTGACGCTTGCACTCGCCCGGGAAATGTTGTCTGCAGCCGGAATTGACGACGTCGACCCCGCGCAGAAATTGGCCGACGGGAGTGCGATGGATCGGTGGCGCGCCATGATCGCCGCGCAGGGCGGCGATCCGGACGCGACGTTGCCGGTCGCCCGACACACCGAGGTGATTACCGCCGATCGTGACGGTGTTCTCAACCGACTCGATGCGATGGGCGTTGGTGTCGCAGCGTGGAAACTGGGCGCGGGACGAGAGTTCCAAGGCCAGGTCGTGCAAGCCGGCGCCGGAGTGCAGATGCACGCAAAACCCGGGGACCGGGTACGTGCCGGGCAGCCATTGCTGACTTTGCACACCGACACCCCCGAGCGCTTCGGCGCCGCCCGTCGGAGCCTGGACGGCAGTTGGGCGATCGGCGGTGTCGAGGACTTCGTTGAGGTGCCCTTGCTCATCGAGCGGATATCGGGCGAATCGGGTTAG
- a CDS encoding adenosine deaminase: protein MNVPVLDSIRRAPKVLLHDHLDGGLRPQTVLELAEHCGYQDLPAQTAPELAHWFRTAADSGSLELYLETFAHTVAVMQTPEGLSRVARECAEDLADDNVVYAEVRFAPEQHLEQGLTLDEVVEHVLEGFRAGESAARAVGREIRIGCLLTAMRHAARSREIAELAVRFRDRGVVGFDIAGAEAGNPPSRHLDAFEYMRDANAHFTIHAGEAFGLPSIHEAIAFCGADRLGHGVRIVDDVSAADDGNHKLGRLANYVRDMRIPLELCPTSNVQTGVVAALADHPFGLLADLRFRVTVNTDNRLMSDTSMSREMAALVDTFGYGWVDLERFTINAMKSAFLPFDQRLALIDDVIKPGYAVLVG from the coding sequence ATGAACGTACCGGTGTTGGACTCGATCCGTAGGGCGCCCAAAGTTCTACTCCACGACCACCTCGACGGTGGCTTACGGCCGCAGACGGTTCTGGAACTTGCGGAACACTGTGGGTATCAGGATCTTCCCGCTCAGACTGCTCCGGAACTCGCACACTGGTTCAGGACCGCAGCAGACAGCGGATCTCTCGAGTTGTACCTCGAAACCTTCGCGCACACCGTCGCTGTCATGCAGACGCCCGAAGGTTTGTCCCGGGTGGCACGCGAGTGCGCGGAGGATCTGGCCGATGACAACGTGGTGTACGCAGAAGTGCGGTTCGCGCCCGAACAACACCTCGAGCAAGGTCTGACTCTCGACGAGGTGGTCGAGCACGTACTCGAAGGATTTCGGGCCGGGGAGTCCGCTGCCCGCGCGGTGGGCCGGGAGATCCGGATCGGGTGTCTGCTGACTGCGATGCGTCACGCGGCGCGTTCCCGGGAAATTGCCGAACTTGCCGTGCGGTTCCGGGACCGCGGTGTGGTGGGGTTCGACATTGCCGGCGCCGAAGCCGGGAATCCGCCGAGCCGCCACCTCGACGCCTTCGAGTACATGCGTGATGCCAACGCTCACTTCACGATCCATGCCGGTGAAGCCTTCGGATTGCCGTCGATTCACGAGGCTATTGCATTTTGTGGCGCCGACAGACTGGGGCACGGGGTGCGGATCGTCGACGATGTTTCTGCGGCAGACGACGGAAACCACAAACTCGGTAGGCTCGCGAACTACGTGCGCGACATGCGGATTCCGTTGGAATTGTGCCCGACGTCCAATGTTCAGACCGGAGTGGTCGCAGCGTTGGCCGACCATCCGTTCGGGCTGTTGGCCGACTTACGCTTCCGCGTCACCGTCAACACCGACAACCGACTCATGAGCGATACCAGCATGAGTCGGGAAATGGCGGCGTTGGTGGACACCTTCGGCTACGGCTGGGTCGACCTCGAGCGTTTCACGATCAACGCCATGAAATCAGCATTCCTGCCGTTCGATCAGCGGCTTGCTCTTATAGACGACGTCATCAAGCCCGGTTACGCGGTGTTGGTCGGGTAA
- a CDS encoding primosomal protein: protein MAGDIVPIEIGLTNGDLVTLWAPRWREGDEEWEAFLGHEENLYGFASVAELAAFIRTDTDNDLVDHPAWSVVSGLSAAELEPEENFTFDFVGVPELAAGDPESLVVAELEETLNMARNIGEVCDLDPVIRFFSGHPILGALATGASTFDGREGLEVWDQVGAAIAKDWDKVLDAIDTVVTSPAVDAAAVAVAEAELLAAAENTVDADDVAEESEDEEFDEEDEGDDDFEDSFWESVGVDPVRIITSADTLYTLRCYLNDRAVFLGQNGLITVFTSERSLARYLADNHEHDLAQVATYGEIQNAAVDGSLEIEVTDENVYVLPGIADDLAEGPEAVDAEQLELAVELFTDAAEFASDDSVDSALAGSTELGWYVSYLLNPDPSRMAPNPPFVIESEAWRTLDREFEARLRKA, encoded by the coding sequence ATGGCTGGAGACATCGTCCCTATCGAAATCGGGCTCACCAACGGAGACCTCGTCACTTTGTGGGCGCCACGGTGGCGTGAGGGAGACGAAGAGTGGGAGGCTTTCCTCGGCCACGAGGAAAACCTCTACGGGTTCGCGTCGGTCGCCGAACTCGCAGCATTCATCCGCACCGACACCGACAACGACTTGGTCGACCACCCCGCGTGGAGTGTCGTATCCGGCCTCTCTGCAGCGGAACTCGAACCGGAAGAGAACTTCACCTTCGATTTTGTCGGTGTGCCTGAGCTTGCTGCCGGTGACCCTGAATCGCTGGTCGTCGCAGAACTCGAAGAGACTCTGAACATGGCCCGCAACATCGGTGAGGTCTGCGACCTCGATCCGGTCATCCGATTCTTCAGCGGACACCCGATCCTGGGCGCACTCGCCACCGGTGCCAGCACATTCGACGGCCGCGAAGGTCTCGAAGTGTGGGATCAGGTCGGGGCTGCCATCGCCAAGGACTGGGACAAGGTGCTCGATGCCATCGACACCGTGGTCACGTCACCCGCTGTCGATGCTGCCGCCGTCGCTGTTGCCGAAGCCGAACTCCTCGCTGCTGCCGAGAACACCGTCGATGCCGACGACGTTGCCGAGGAAAGCGAAGACGAAGAGTTCGACGAGGAAGATGAAGGCGACGACGACTTCGAGGACTCTTTCTGGGAGTCCGTCGGCGTTGACCCGGTCCGCATCATCACGTCGGCCGACACGCTCTACACCCTGCGCTGCTACCTGAATGATCGCGCAGTCTTCCTCGGACAGAACGGACTGATCACGGTCTTCACGTCCGAGCGCAGCCTCGCCCGGTACCTGGCCGACAACCACGAACACGATCTGGCGCAGGTTGCCACCTACGGCGAGATCCAGAACGCTGCAGTGGACGGTTCCCTCGAAATCGAGGTCACCGACGAAAACGTCTACGTGCTGCCCGGCATTGCCGACGACCTGGCTGAGGGCCCCGAGGCCGTCGACGCCGAGCAACTCGAACTGGCCGTCGAATTGTTCACCGATGCAGCAGAATTCGCGAGCGACGACTCCGTCGACTCAGCGTTGGCTGGTTCCACGGAACTAGGCTGGTACGTCTCGTACCTCCTCAATCCCGACCCCTCACGGATGGCACCCAACCCGCCGTTCGTCATCGAATCCGAAGCCTGGCGCACTCTCGATCGCGAGTTCGAAGCCCGACTGCGCAAGGCCTGA
- a CDS encoding YbaB/EbfC family nucleoid-associated protein has product MERAKSQCGLMQDAVGDVDAIRTTASSADGTVVACVNGTGTLVGLTITDAVTTMDSRAVAALTIATIHQAVHRSGIERERLISRLHSSLGEV; this is encoded by the coding sequence ATGGAACGCGCCAAAAGTCAGTGTGGGCTCATGCAAGACGCGGTGGGTGACGTCGACGCGATCCGAACAACCGCGTCCAGTGCCGACGGCACCGTCGTGGCCTGCGTGAACGGCACCGGAACGCTTGTTGGACTGACAATCACGGATGCGGTGACGACGATGGACTCCCGCGCAGTGGCCGCTCTGACGATTGCCACCATCCACCAAGCTGTTCACCGCAGCGGGATCGAACGCGAGCGCCTCATCAGTCGGCTCCACAGCTCACTCGGCGAGGTGTGA
- a CDS encoding C40 family peptidase, with amino-acid sequence MIPVDALARPIIDLLQTLGSGVTDSNGPDVGIRIASDVLEIAYQLGSAALGELAGGGTSTAGMTAASTITEQTQASTRALTDRGTSIAGIVDEATTTVSSGVNELNNILQSFLTLAVQAGPSLMTPPGQLMLVSAAFEHLGRAISVVERMRGDLAGSTDKMSEMVPSVAIPDAVPGTGPSVSTSDAVMASRSSDAGLQIDLPDGTVASAPNAEAAAAVRNALTQQGVPYAWGGTTPGVGLDCSGLTQWAYGQAGIDIPRLAQEQSIGSPVDQNNLLPGDLAVWDGHVAMVIGNGQMVEAGDPVSVSPVRTSNIGMGFHGFYRPTE; translated from the coding sequence ATGATCCCCGTCGACGCTCTGGCCCGGCCGATCATCGACCTGTTGCAGACGCTCGGAAGTGGAGTTACGGATTCGAACGGCCCCGATGTCGGAATCCGCATCGCGTCGGACGTCCTGGAAATCGCCTACCAATTGGGCTCGGCTGCGCTCGGCGAACTTGCCGGCGGCGGAACATCCACTGCCGGAATGACTGCAGCGAGCACGATTACCGAGCAGACGCAGGCATCCACTCGCGCCCTGACCGATCGTGGGACTTCGATAGCCGGAATTGTCGACGAAGCAACAACAACGGTGTCGTCCGGTGTCAACGAACTGAACAACATCCTTCAGTCGTTTCTCACGCTCGCAGTGCAAGCCGGACCGTCCTTGATGACCCCGCCCGGCCAGTTGATGCTTGTTTCGGCCGCATTCGAACATCTCGGTCGAGCGATTTCGGTCGTCGAGAGGATGCGCGGCGACCTCGCCGGATCCACCGACAAGATGTCCGAGATGGTTCCGTCGGTAGCGATTCCCGACGCTGTACCGGGAACCGGACCAAGCGTGTCGACTTCAGACGCCGTCATGGCGTCGCGAAGTTCGGATGCCGGGCTCCAAATCGACCTTCCCGACGGAACCGTTGCCTCGGCCCCCAACGCCGAAGCTGCCGCCGCGGTACGCAATGCCCTCACTCAACAGGGCGTTCCGTACGCCTGGGGCGGCACGACACCGGGCGTCGGCCTGGATTGCAGCGGGCTGACGCAATGGGCGTACGGCCAAGCCGGAATCGACATTCCGAGGCTGGCGCAGGAACAGAGCATCGGCAGTCCAGTCGATCAGAACAATCTCCTGCCCGGTGACCTCGCAGTCTGGGACGGTCACGTCGCCATGGTGATCGGCAACGGCCAGATGGTCGAAGCAGGCGACCCCGTGAGCGTCAGTCCGGTTCGAACTTCCAACATCGGCATGGGCTTTCACGGCTTCTACCGACCGACCGAATAA
- a CDS encoding type VII secretion target — MDNFVARTEDISEFGSRLGVVADTIAQARADAARNNHSGLNAVLGLIAEDFVRVTGDAQRTHVDDLDRLGVVISSVSAATFDAHDLYRGTDETVRRTIADAART, encoded by the coding sequence TTGGACAATTTTGTAGCTCGTACCGAGGATATTTCAGAGTTCGGCTCACGACTGGGCGTCGTCGCCGACACCATTGCTCAGGCACGGGCCGACGCAGCCCGCAACAACCACAGCGGACTCAATGCAGTCCTGGGGTTGATCGCCGAAGACTTCGTTCGTGTCACGGGGGACGCGCAACGGACTCACGTCGACGACCTCGACCGGCTCGGTGTCGTCATTTCCAGCGTCTCGGCAGCCACATTCGACGCCCATGACCTCTACCGAGGAACCGACGAAACAGTCCGCCGGACCATCGCAGATGCGGCGCGAACATGA
- the upp gene encoding uracil phosphoribosyltransferase → MQTHVVDHPLAAALLTTMRDARSDNSTFRSALRRLTHMLVYEAMRDAEVEEFPVDTPVAATTGIRLAKPPLLVPVLRAGLGMVEQASSLIPSAGVGFVGMARDEVTHEPVPYLESLPADLSGIPVFVLDPMLATGGSMVHTIDLLVARGATDVTAVCVVAAPRGVDALAASGHPVRLVLASIDDGLDENAFIVPGLGDAGDRQFGPR, encoded by the coding sequence ATGCAAACGCACGTGGTCGACCATCCGCTGGCAGCGGCCCTCCTGACGACAATGCGTGATGCGCGCAGCGACAACTCGACATTCCGGTCGGCCCTGCGTCGACTCACTCACATGCTTGTCTACGAGGCAATGCGCGACGCCGAGGTCGAGGAATTCCCCGTTGACACTCCGGTCGCAGCGACGACGGGTATCCGTCTGGCGAAGCCTCCGCTGCTGGTACCGGTCCTTCGTGCGGGTCTGGGCATGGTCGAGCAGGCCAGTTCGTTGATTCCGTCGGCTGGTGTCGGCTTTGTCGGTATGGCGCGAGACGAAGTCACCCATGAGCCGGTGCCCTACTTGGAATCGTTGCCTGCGGACCTGTCGGGCATCCCGGTATTTGTTCTCGACCCGATGCTGGCGACCGGCGGATCGATGGTGCACACGATCGACCTCCTCGTCGCTCGCGGCGCTACCGACGTGACGGCGGTGTGTGTCGTCGCGGCGCCGCGCGGTGTCGACGCTCTGGCTGCGTCGGGCCATCCTGTGCGTCTGGTTTTGGCCAGTATCGATGACGGACTGGACGAGAACGCCTTCATCGTTCCGGGCCTTGGTGATGCGGGCGATCGGCAGTTCGGACCGCGCTGA
- a CDS encoding phospho-sugar mutase, translating to MNLAVVIRTTAGLGAWLGAHGHGGSRVVVGRDARRGSEAFATAAAEVLTAAGFEVILLPRPLPTPVVAFAVRRLGASAGIQITASHNPAADNGYKVYLDGGSQLVSPADREIESAIARIGGASDVPRTAVSPVDNSLVEQYISRVATLPHGHARNIRIAITPLHGVGGETALSALHAAGFTDIHVVAEQFDPDPNFPTVAFPNPEEPGAADAVLALAEQVNADLAIALDPDADRCAVGIRDGEGWRMLSGDETGILLADHVLATAPPNSLVATTIVSSTLLSKLAPTRGARFASTLTGFKWLTRAGDGLVYAYEEAIGHCVDPDVVRDKDGISAAVLVSDLVATLAETNRTLIDVLGDYALEFGYHHGDQVSRRVADISARMSRLRANPPVELAGEKVVAEDLSLDESPRHTDAIVFTGATTRVVVRPSGTEPKLKVYLEVVIPVNNRSELAQAQAAAKARADKLRAFAMNL from the coding sequence ATGAACCTTGCCGTCGTCATTCGCACCACCGCCGGACTCGGAGCGTGGCTGGGCGCGCACGGCCACGGCGGATCCCGCGTCGTCGTCGGCCGCGACGCCCGCCGCGGTTCCGAGGCATTCGCTACCGCTGCAGCCGAAGTCCTCACCGCAGCCGGATTCGAGGTGATACTCCTCCCCCGTCCGCTTCCCACTCCCGTTGTGGCATTTGCGGTCCGACGGCTCGGAGCCTCCGCCGGAATCCAGATCACCGCCTCGCACAACCCGGCGGCAGACAACGGTTACAAGGTGTATCTCGACGGCGGATCCCAGCTTGTTTCACCGGCCGACCGCGAGATCGAAAGTGCAATCGCTCGGATCGGCGGTGCGTCGGACGTGCCGAGAACTGCAGTATCACCCGTCGACAATTCCCTGGTAGAGCAGTACATCAGCCGCGTTGCGACGCTTCCCCACGGTCATGCCCGCAACATCCGCATCGCGATCACGCCCTTGCACGGCGTCGGCGGGGAAACTGCGCTTTCGGCACTTCACGCGGCCGGATTCACCGACATACACGTCGTAGCAGAACAATTCGATCCCGATCCGAATTTCCCGACCGTCGCATTTCCCAATCCCGAAGAACCCGGTGCAGCCGATGCTGTGTTGGCCCTCGCCGAACAGGTGAACGCCGACCTCGCGATCGCCCTCGATCCCGACGCCGACCGCTGCGCCGTCGGGATCCGAGACGGCGAGGGATGGCGGATGCTCAGCGGGGATGAAACCGGAATACTCCTCGCCGATCATGTCCTCGCCACAGCACCACCAAACTCCTTGGTAGCAACAACAATTGTGTCGTCGACACTCCTGTCGAAGCTCGCACCGACGCGCGGAGCGCGGTTCGCGAGCACCCTCACCGGATTCAAATGGCTGACCCGAGCCGGCGACGGCCTCGTCTACGCCTACGAAGAGGCCATCGGACACTGCGTCGACCCCGACGTCGTCCGAGACAAGGACGGCATTTCCGCGGCCGTTCTTGTCTCCGATCTGGTTGCCACGCTTGCCGAAACCAACAGAACATTGATCGATGTACTGGGCGATTACGCCCTCGAATTCGGCTATCACCACGGGGACCAGGTATCGCGCCGAGTGGCTGACATCAGCGCAAGGATGAGCCGGCTACGAGCCAACCCGCCGGTCGAACTTGCCGGCGAAAAGGTTGTCGCCGAAGACCTTTCCCTCGACGAATCGCCCCGCCACACCGACGCGATCGTGTTCACCGGAGCTACGACGCGCGTCGTCGTCCGCCCGTCCGGAACCGAGCCGAAACTCAAGGTTTATCTCGAAGTCGTGATTCCGGTGAACAATCGCAGCGAACTCGCCCAAGCCCAGGCAGCAGCAAAGGCCCGGGCTGACAAGCTCCGGGCCTTCGCAATGAATCTGTAG
- a CDS encoding purine-nucleoside phosphorylase, translating to MGTIAEAAAAALSAMTGSPSPTVAVVLGSGWTDAADQFGEPTAEVSMADLPGFAPPSALGHVGTIRTVTVGNTNVLLLLGRAHAYEGHDLGVVVHPVRTAIAAGVDTVILTNAAGGIREDYTVGQPVLISDHLNLTARSPLVGAEFVDLVDAYSPELRDLARSIDPDLADGVYAGLPGPHYETPAEIRMLRTLGADLVGMSTVHETIAARALGARVLGISMVTNLAAGITGAPLDHQEVLAAGKASAARVGKLLHQLVSEL from the coding sequence ATGGGAACGATCGCCGAAGCCGCTGCCGCCGCTCTGTCCGCCATGACGGGAAGCCCGTCGCCGACCGTCGCCGTGGTCCTCGGATCCGGATGGACCGACGCGGCCGACCAGTTCGGTGAACCCACCGCCGAAGTGTCGATGGCCGATCTGCCCGGCTTTGCTCCGCCGTCCGCTCTGGGCCACGTCGGCACCATTCGCACGGTCACCGTCGGCAACACCAACGTGCTACTCCTCCTCGGGCGCGCGCACGCGTACGAGGGCCACGACCTCGGCGTCGTCGTTCACCCCGTCCGCACCGCAATTGCTGCCGGCGTCGACACGGTCATCTTGACCAATGCGGCCGGCGGAATCCGGGAGGACTACACCGTCGGACAGCCCGTTCTGATCAGTGACCACCTCAACCTGACCGCCCGATCACCGTTGGTCGGAGCGGAATTTGTCGACCTCGTCGACGCCTACTCCCCCGAACTTCGCGACTTGGCACGGTCCATCGATCCCGATCTTGCCGACGGTGTGTACGCCGGACTTCCCGGTCCGCACTACGAAACCCCGGCCGAAATCCGAATGCTGCGCACACTCGGCGCCGACCTTGTGGGCATGTCGACGGTTCACGAAACAATCGCGGCCCGCGCACTCGGGGCGCGGGTTCTCGGAATATCCATGGTTACCAACCTCGCCGCCGGAATCACCGGAGCTCCCCTCGACCATCAAGAAGTGCTGGCCGCCGGCAAGGCATCTGCCGCCCGAGTGGGAAAGCTGCTGCACCAATTGGTCAGTGAACTGTGA
- a CDS encoding enoyl-CoA hydratase/isomerase family protein: MPYLERDGDVFILYLGNEGETDNENRFSPEWIDAVHSKLDEVEAHEGPAALVTTATGKFYTNGLDTTWIFSNADGLPGYLDKVHTLYSRLLAFPMATVAAVQGHAFGAGAMFATAHDFQIMRSDRGFYCLPEVSLNMPFTVGMSALLNGRLPKQTAVEAMTTGRRFGGVDALAAGIVQETVDGDAVLAAAVAKAAALTATHGKNLAGIKAGIHRDVLADLGRVTDKSNFSFG; this comes from the coding sequence ATGCCTTATCTCGAACGCGACGGCGACGTATTCATCCTGTACCTCGGCAACGAGGGCGAAACGGACAACGAGAACCGCTTCAGTCCCGAGTGGATCGACGCGGTGCACAGCAAACTCGACGAGGTCGAGGCTCATGAGGGCCCGGCTGCGCTGGTGACCACGGCAACAGGCAAATTTTACACGAACGGCCTGGACACGACGTGGATCTTCTCCAATGCCGACGGTCTGCCGGGGTACCTGGACAAGGTGCACACCCTCTACAGCCGTCTACTGGCCTTCCCGATGGCAACTGTGGCCGCAGTCCAGGGTCATGCCTTCGGTGCCGGTGCAATGTTCGCGACGGCTCACGATTTCCAGATCATGCGCAGCGATCGCGGTTTCTACTGCTTGCCCGAGGTCAGCTTGAACATGCCGTTCACCGTGGGAATGTCCGCGCTCCTCAACGGCCGCCTACCCAAGCAGACCGCGGTCGAGGCCATGACGACTGGCCGTCGTTTCGGAGGCGTCGACGCGCTCGCCGCCGGAATTGTGCAGGAGACCGTGGACGGTGATGCGGTGCTCGCGGCAGCTGTTGCCAAGGCTGCTGCGCTGACCGCGACGCACGGGAAGAACCTGGCAGGAATCAAGGCCGGAATTCATCGTGACGTGTTGGCTGATCTTGGACGGGTGACTGACAAGAGCAACTTCTCGTTCGGGTGA
- a CDS encoding M20 family metallopeptidase yields MNHNVDGAVRSVETDLIALSHSIHSDPELAFEEFRSSAKVSELLGQHGFAITRGIADLPTAFDATYGSGELVIAICAEYDALPEIGHACGHNIIAAAAVGAGIALASVADQLDITVRVIGTPAEETGGGKVLMLERGVFDGVGAAMMVHPGPIDIVGATSLALSDIAVNYFGREAHASAAPEFGLNAADAATLAQVAVGLLRQHLLPGQQIHGIVSDGGAAPNIVPARSELLYYLRAETAESLENLSERAEACFAAGALGTGCTHEIRTVSPTYTELTPDPWLADVYREQIADLGRVPLALEWERSRPLGSTDMGNVTNVIPGIHPVIGLDSAGAVTHQPEFAAACVTESADRAVIDGAIALARTAVRVASDPSERARLLEGVDRR; encoded by the coding sequence GTGAATCACAATGTCGACGGTGCAGTCAGGTCTGTGGAGACCGATCTGATTGCGCTGTCGCATTCGATTCACAGCGATCCGGAGCTTGCGTTCGAGGAATTCCGCAGCTCAGCCAAAGTTTCCGAACTATTGGGGCAGCACGGCTTTGCGATCACACGGGGCATCGCCGATCTTCCGACTGCTTTCGACGCGACCTACGGCAGCGGCGAGTTGGTTATCGCGATTTGTGCCGAGTACGACGCTCTTCCGGAAATCGGTCATGCCTGTGGGCACAACATCATTGCGGCCGCCGCTGTCGGTGCCGGTATCGCGTTGGCGTCTGTTGCCGATCAACTCGATATCACCGTCCGAGTGATCGGAACCCCGGCCGAGGAAACCGGTGGGGGCAAGGTGCTGATGCTCGAGCGTGGTGTATTCGACGGAGTGGGTGCGGCGATGATGGTGCATCCGGGGCCCATCGATATCGTCGGCGCTACGTCCCTGGCGCTCTCGGATATTGCGGTCAACTATTTCGGTCGCGAAGCCCATGCGTCGGCAGCGCCGGAATTCGGACTCAATGCAGCGGACGCCGCGACCCTCGCGCAGGTGGCGGTTGGCCTGCTGCGTCAGCACCTTCTGCCGGGGCAGCAGATTCACGGCATCGTCAGCGACGGCGGCGCTGCTCCGAACATTGTTCCGGCGCGCTCGGAATTGTTGTACTACCTACGCGCGGAGACAGCGGAGTCTCTGGAAAATCTGTCCGAGCGTGCGGAGGCCTGTTTTGCTGCCGGGGCCTTGGGTACCGGCTGCACACACGAAATCCGCACGGTATCCCCGACATACACGGAACTGACACCCGACCCGTGGCTGGCGGATGTGTACCGCGAGCAGATCGCAGATCTGGGACGGGTGCCGTTGGCGCTCGAATGGGAACGCTCGCGTCCGCTCGGCAGTACCGACATGGGTAATGTCACCAACGTGATTCCAGGAATTCACCCGGTTATCGGTTTGGATTCTGCTGGGGCAGTGACGCATCAACCGGAGTTCGCCGCGGCCTGTGTCACGGAATCTGCTGATCGCGCCGTCATCGACGGCGCAATCGCATTGGCCCGCACTGCTGTCCGGGTAGCGTCCGATCCATCGGAACGCGCCCGCTTGTTGGAAGGAGTAGATCGCCGGTGA